From Deinococcus aquaticus, one genomic window encodes:
- a CDS encoding RsmB/NOP family class I SAM-dependent RNA methyltransferase, which translates to MRVLLRVLNGDAFAAPALDDALQQARLPGRDSGLATHVVYGTLRHALTLDRALTPMLKGETHPKTRAVLMAGAFEKLFLGTAPHAVASEYVNLARGARLGPPGLVNAVLRRVTLPDATDETRTELPGWLAGVYRAAFGEQAGAVMADLLRPQPLWLSLSEAGVRALDQEGSVVHPGVQGVDRVELDRPLRRTAAYENGQAQPINPASLACVDALGDVSGVRVLDLAGGAGVKAAMLATRGAQVTSVDLVARKHDAARGNLRRLGLKAEFVTHDLTEPLQLEPAAVVLLDAPCTGSGTLRSHPEIKLRLTPDAVQEMAALQARMLPNAAALVQPGGTLVYSVCSVTPQEGPEVVQAFLDAHPDFEAQAVPGIEVPTVPAGPGVLTVPDGGIDGFFIARMVRRA; encoded by the coding sequence GTGCGGGTGCTGCTGCGCGTGCTGAACGGCGACGCGTTTGCGGCCCCGGCGCTGGACGACGCCTTGCAGCAGGCACGCCTGCCGGGCCGGGATTCGGGTCTGGCGACGCACGTCGTGTACGGCACGCTGCGGCACGCGCTGACGCTGGACCGCGCCCTGACCCCCATGCTCAAGGGCGAGACGCACCCGAAGACGCGGGCGGTCCTGATGGCCGGCGCATTCGAGAAACTGTTCCTGGGCACGGCGCCGCACGCGGTGGCGAGCGAGTACGTGAATCTGGCGCGCGGGGCGCGGCTGGGGCCGCCCGGACTGGTGAATGCCGTGCTGCGCCGCGTGACGCTGCCCGACGCGACCGACGAGACCCGCACGGAACTGCCCGGGTGGCTGGCCGGGGTGTACCGCGCGGCGTTCGGTGAGCAGGCGGGCGCGGTCATGGCGGACCTGCTGCGCCCGCAACCGCTGTGGCTGAGCCTGTCGGAAGCGGGCGTGCGCGCGCTGGATCAGGAGGGCAGCGTGGTGCACCCCGGCGTGCAGGGCGTGGACCGCGTGGAACTGGACCGCCCGCTGCGCCGCACCGCCGCGTACGAGAACGGGCAGGCGCAGCCGATCAACCCGGCCAGTCTGGCCTGCGTGGACGCGCTGGGCGACGTGAGCGGTGTGCGGGTGCTGGACCTGGCGGGCGGGGCGGGCGTGAAGGCCGCGATGCTCGCCACGCGCGGCGCGCAGGTCACCAGCGTGGACCTCGTGGCCCGCAAGCATGACGCGGCGCGCGGGAACCTGCGCCGCCTGGGCCTGAAAGCCGAGTTCGTGACGCACGACCTGACCGAACCCCTGCAACTGGAACCGGCGGCCGTGGTGCTGCTGGACGCCCCCTGCACTGGCAGCGGTACGCTGCGCAGCCACCCGGAAATCAAGTTGCGCCTCACGCCGGACGCCGTGCAGGAGATGGCGGCGCTTCAGGCGCGGATGCTGCCGAACGCGGCGGCGCTGGTGCAGCCCGGCGGAACGCTGGTGTACTCGGTGTGCTCGGTCACGCCGCAGGAAGGGCCGGAAGTCGTGCAGGCCTTCCTGGACGCCCACCCGGACTTCGAGGCGCAGGCCGTGCCGGGCATCGAGGTGCCCACCGTCCCGGCGGGACCGGGCGTGCTGACCGTCCCGGACGGCGGCATCGACGGGTTCTTCATCGCGCGGATGGTGCGCCGGGCGTAA
- a CDS encoding aminotransferase class V-fold PLP-dependent enzyme — MSDASPTQHTPDHTPLNRARLIAPGPVEVAPDVLAQLAQPQMHHRAQAGIDKLMEARAKLSQLLGDPYDAVITTSSGTGAFEGALLSTTPAGARVVNAQAGKFSERWGEMAQRFGYDTDIVARPWGEVLDPQEVADTARGAHTLLITHSETSTGALHDLQAIAQAARAQNPDLIVIADCITSYGVAELRPAAWGVDVIVSGSQKGTATPPGLGFVLFSPEVQQRMIRNPGNAFYLDMTRELAGQKAGSTPQTPAINLIYALSTALDRLLSVPLEVLWAEQRRKTDALIAAGTVLGAPAWAPRTSPAVAVLTPPAGVTGRQVAAQLAAMGQRALPGQAPHEDTVFRVSTMGYADRYDALGIAGILEDAFAALGVSFERGVAVNAAWQALNR, encoded by the coding sequence ATGAGCGACGCATCCCCGACGCAGCACACGCCGGACCACACGCCCCTGAACCGCGCGCGCCTGATCGCCCCCGGCCCCGTCGAGGTCGCGCCGGACGTGCTGGCCCAGCTGGCGCAGCCGCAGATGCACCACCGCGCCCAGGCCGGCATCGACAAACTGATGGAAGCGCGCGCGAAACTCTCGCAGCTGCTGGGTGACCCCTACGACGCGGTCATCACGACCAGCAGCGGCACCGGCGCGTTCGAGGGCGCGCTGCTGAGCACCACCCCGGCGGGCGCGCGGGTCGTGAACGCGCAGGCCGGCAAGTTCAGCGAACGCTGGGGCGAGATGGCGCAGCGCTTCGGGTACGACACGGACATCGTGGCCCGGCCCTGGGGCGAGGTGCTCGACCCGCAGGAAGTCGCGGACACCGCGCGCGGCGCGCACACCCTGCTGATCACGCACAGCGAGACCAGCACCGGCGCCCTGCACGACCTGCAGGCCATCGCGCAGGCCGCCCGGGCCCAGAACCCGGACCTGATCGTCATTGCCGACTGCATCACCTCGTACGGCGTGGCCGAACTGCGCCCGGCCGCGTGGGGCGTGGACGTGATCGTCTCCGGCAGCCAGAAGGGCACCGCCACCCCGCCGGGCCTGGGCTTCGTGCTGTTCAGCCCTGAGGTGCAGCAGCGCATGATCCGGAATCCCGGCAACGCCTTCTACCTCGACATGACCCGCGAACTGGCCGGGCAGAAGGCCGGCAGTACCCCGCAGACGCCCGCCATCAACCTGATCTACGCGCTGAGCACCGCCCTGGACCGCCTGCTGAGCGTGCCACTGGAAGTCCTGTGGGCCGAGCAGCGCCGCAAGACCGACGCCCTGATCGCCGCCGGAACCGTGCTGGGCGCGCCCGCCTGGGCTCCGCGCACCAGCCCGGCCGTCGCAGTCCTGACGCCCCCGGCGGGCGTGACTGGCCGGCAGGTGGCCGCGCAACTGGCCGCGATGGGCCAGCGCGCCCTGCCGGGACAGGCCCCCCACGAGGACACCGTGTTCCGCGTGAGCACCATGGGCTATGCCGACCGTTACGACGCGCTCGGCATCGCCGGAATCCTGGAAGACGCCTTCGCGGCACTCGGCGTGTCCTTCGAGCGGGGCGTCGCCGTGAACGCCGCGTGGCAGGCCCTGAACCGCTGA
- the deoD gene encoding purine-nucleoside phosphorylase, with the protein MSIHLNAEPGQIAETVLLPGDPLRAKHIAETFLTDPVLHNTVRGMHGYTGTYKGQRVSVQGTGMGIASSMIYVSELITGYGCKNLIRVGTAGSYQADVHVRDIVLAQAACTDSNINNIRFGAKNFAPIADFDLLMRAYQIARERGHATHVGNIMSSDTFYHDDFDQYKIWADFGVLAVEMEAAGLYTLAAKHGVKALTVLTISDHLVTREETTAEERQLTFNAMIEIALDAALGE; encoded by the coding sequence ATGAGTATTCACCTGAACGCCGAACCCGGCCAGATTGCCGAAACCGTCCTCCTGCCGGGCGACCCGCTGCGCGCCAAGCACATCGCCGAGACCTTCCTGACCGACCCCGTCCTGCACAACACCGTGCGCGGCATGCACGGCTACACCGGCACGTACAAGGGCCAGCGGGTCAGCGTGCAGGGCACCGGCATGGGCATCGCCAGCTCCATGATCTACGTCAGCGAACTGATCACGGGGTACGGCTGCAAGAACCTGATCCGCGTCGGCACCGCCGGCAGTTACCAGGCGGACGTCCACGTGCGCGACATCGTGCTCGCGCAGGCCGCCTGCACGGACAGCAACATCAACAACATCCGCTTCGGCGCCAAGAACTTCGCCCCCATCGCGGACTTCGACCTGCTGATGCGCGCCTACCAGATCGCCCGTGAACGCGGCCACGCCACGCACGTCGGGAACATCATGAGCAGCGACACCTTCTACCACGACGATTTCGACCAGTACAAAATCTGGGCGGACTTCGGCGTGCTGGCCGTCGAGATGGAAGCCGCCGGGCTGTACACCCTGGCTGCCAAGCACGGCGTGAAGGCCCTGACCGTCCTGACCATCAGCGACCACCTCGTCACCCGCGAGGAAACGACCGCTGAGGAACGCCAGCTGACCTTCAACGCCATGATCGAGATCGCCCTCGACGCCGCTCTGGGCGAGTAA
- a CDS encoding MFS transporter, whose amino-acid sequence MSASPTPPAATGRTRLTLFFTIFIAMLGLSVLFPIIAPLGRQLGLTETQTGWFSTGYSLMQFIFSPIWGSRSERQGRKPILILGLVGFSISFGLFGVLAQLGLQGTLGGTALFALLVGSRLIGGMLSSATLPTAQAMMADLSNKEDRAASLGLIGAAFGLGVVFGPAIGALLSTVSLTAPIFFSTALGLITALVAWRTLPETRRAGTPEQPKGSRRALLGQGAIPLFLAISALSTLASVGMEQTIGFYVQDTLALTPESAARTVGGMLTIFGLVAALVQGGAIRPLAKKLPTTPLVAAGLLIMAAGMFLLPTGQSFWPITLALAVIGIGSAVLSPSLSTALSLSVTEDQQGAVAGLNSSALALGRMTGPLIGTGLYQSASHAAPYLLSGSVLLALLAWTLIARPRVSS is encoded by the coding sequence ATGTCGGCCTCCCCTACCCCCCCCGCAGCCACGGGCCGCACGCGCCTGACGCTGTTCTTCACCATCTTCATCGCCATGCTGGGCCTCAGCGTCCTGTTCCCCATCATCGCGCCCCTGGGCCGCCAGCTCGGCCTGACCGAGACACAGACCGGCTGGTTCTCCACCGGCTACTCCCTGATGCAGTTCATCTTCTCCCCCATCTGGGGAAGCCGCAGCGAACGGCAGGGCCGCAAACCCATCCTGATCCTGGGCCTCGTGGGCTTTTCCATCAGCTTCGGCCTGTTCGGTGTGCTCGCCCAGCTGGGCCTCCAGGGCACCCTGGGCGGCACGGCACTGTTCGCGCTGCTGGTCGGGTCCCGCCTGATCGGCGGCATGCTCTCCAGCGCCACCCTGCCCACCGCGCAGGCCATGATGGCCGACCTGAGCAACAAGGAAGACCGCGCCGCCAGCCTCGGCCTGATCGGCGCGGCCTTCGGTCTGGGCGTCGTATTCGGCCCCGCCATCGGCGCGCTCCTGAGCACCGTCAGCCTCACCGCGCCCATCTTCTTCAGCACCGCGCTGGGCCTGATCACCGCCCTCGTCGCGTGGCGCACCCTGCCCGAAACGCGCCGCGCCGGAACACCCGAACAACCCAAAGGCAGCCGCCGCGCCCTGCTGGGCCAGGGAGCCATCCCGCTGTTCCTGGCCATCAGCGCCCTGAGCACCCTCGCCAGCGTCGGCATGGAACAGACCATCGGCTTCTACGTGCAGGACACCCTGGCCCTCACCCCGGAAAGCGCGGCGCGCACCGTCGGCGGCATGCTCACCATCTTCGGTCTGGTCGCCGCGCTGGTGCAGGGCGGCGCGATCCGCCCCCTCGCCAAGAAACTGCCCACCACTCCCCTCGTGGCCGCCGGGCTGCTGATCATGGCCGCCGGGATGTTCCTGCTGCCCACCGGCCAGAGCTTCTGGCCCATCACGCTGGCCCTGGCCGTCATCGGGATCGGCAGCGCCGTCCTGAGCCCCAGCCTCAGCACCGCCCTGAGCCTCAGCGTCACCGAGGACCAGCAGGGCGCGGTCGCCGGACTGAACTCCAGCGCCCTCGCCCTGGGCCGCATGACCGGCCCCCTGATCGGCACCGGCCTGTACCAGAGCGCCAGCCACGCCGCCCCCTACCTCCTCAGCGGCAGCGTGCTGCTGGCCCTGCTCGCCTGGACGCTGATCGCCCGGCCCAGGGTGAGCAGTTGA
- a CDS encoding alanyl-tRNA editing protein, whose translation MTRALYHTSQDLLFTAQVTHAREHEVALDATALYPEAGGQAADTGSLRWTDGSGEARQASVTHSRKEKATGLIWHTLNGDVPPVGTTVTGEVDAERRWLHSQRHSAEHLLAQAFVRVNPAFTVDAVNMTGSECTLDLRGDPAEVHVRAAEALLRDTLGRTDLTLETPVVPDHDLHQYPLRRDATVSGDVRLVIFRDGQGEPFDVSACGGTHVPRAGMAAPVVVLRTERVRGGVTRVTFMAGEEAAAHLSGVYADTRKLAVGFSVPVEQVPQRVQALTDSHAALQAQLDALHAAHARTLRDAAPTETYGTVTLRPVTLPDPAGLLPALTDLKPGEVVVAVTDAGRVGIGSANPDVNAGGVLRAALTASGGKGGGRPDLAQGSTPDTAAFTRAVRETLLATA comes from the coding sequence ATGACCCGCGCCCTGTACCACACCAGTCAAGATCTGCTGTTCACCGCGCAGGTCACGCACGCACGCGAGCACGAGGTGGCGCTGGACGCCACGGCCCTGTACCCGGAAGCGGGCGGTCAGGCGGCCGATACCGGCTCTCTCCGCTGGACGGACGGAAGCGGCGAGGCGCGGCAGGCGTCGGTGACGCACAGCCGCAAGGAGAAGGCCACCGGCCTGATCTGGCACACCCTGAACGGCGACGTTCCTCCGGTCGGCACCACCGTCACGGGCGAGGTGGACGCGGAGCGTCGCTGGCTGCACTCGCAGCGGCACAGCGCCGAACACCTGCTGGCCCAGGCGTTCGTGCGCGTGAACCCGGCCTTCACGGTGGACGCCGTGAACATGACCGGCTCCGAATGCACCCTGGACCTGCGCGGCGACCCGGCCGAGGTGCACGTGCGGGCCGCCGAGGCGCTGCTGCGCGACACGCTGGGCCGCACCGATCTGACCCTCGAAACGCCGGTCGTGCCGGACCATGACCTGCACCAGTACCCGTTGCGGCGAGATGCGACGGTCAGCGGGGACGTGCGCCTCGTGATCTTCCGTGACGGACAGGGCGAGCCGTTCGACGTGAGCGCCTGCGGCGGCACGCACGTCCCGCGCGCAGGCATGGCCGCGCCCGTCGTGGTGCTGCGGACCGAGCGCGTGCGGGGCGGCGTGACCCGCGTGACCTTCATGGCGGGCGAGGAAGCCGCCGCGCACCTGAGCGGCGTGTACGCCGACACCCGGAAGCTGGCCGTGGGCTTCAGCGTGCCGGTCGAGCAGGTGCCGCAGCGGGTGCAGGCCCTGACCGACAGCCACGCGGCCCTGCAGGCGCAGCTGGACGCCCTGCACGCCGCGCACGCCCGCACCCTGCGGGACGCCGCCCCCACAGAGACGTACGGAACCGTGACTCTGCGCCCGGTGACGCTGCCCGACCCGGCCGGCCTGCTGCCCGCCCTGACCGACCTGAAGCCCGGCGAGGTCGTGGTCGCTGTGACCGACGCGGGGCGCGTGGGCATCGGCAGTGCCAACCCGGACGTGAACGCCGGAGGGGTGCTGCGCGCCGCCCTGACCGCCAGCGGCGGCAAGGGCGGCGGCCGACCCGACCTCGCGCAGGGCAGCACCCCGGACACCGCCGCTTTCACGCGCGCCGTCCGCGAAACGCTCCTCGCCACCGCCTGA